The genomic segment TATATCGGAAGTGAAGTACGGCTGGCAGCTCGTTGTCGTGTCCATCACCATGCGTCGATTGTCGGCAAAACGGAGATTGGAGAGGAAAACGAGTTCTACCCGTTTGTTTCGATTGGACAGAAGTCCCAGGATCTCAAGTATGAAGGCGAGCCTACGTATCTGAAAATCGGTGCCTGTAACGTCTTTCGGGAGTTTACCACGGTCAACCGGGGGACGGCTCGGGGTTCGGTGACAGTTATTGAATCTCACAACACGTTCTTGGCCTATTCCCACGTAGCGCATGATTGCCGGATTGGAAGCTATTGTGTGTTTTCCAACGCAGCGACTTTGGGTGGACATGTGGTGGTTGAGGACTATGTGACCGTGGGGGGCCTTGCTGGCGTTCACCAATTTTGTCGGATCGGTCGGCATGCGATGATCGGAGGTTGTAGTAAGATTGTTCAAGACGTTCCTCCGTACATGCTTGTCGACGGAAATCCGGCTCGTGTCCGATCGATTAACCTCGTAGGATTGCGAAGGCGACGTTTTCCTTCCGCAACGATCCGGGAACTTCGTTTAGCTTACCAGATCCTCTACGAAGAGGGACTCAACACGGCCCAGGCTTTGGAGGCGATTCGGAATCGTCTGCGCCCACTCTCCGAGATTGTTGAGCTTGTGGAATTTATCTCCAAGTCTCAGCGGGGTATTACGCGGTAGCGGAAGCAAGGTGCGATGCAAAAAGGGGCGTTCGGTTGGGCGTATGCTGCAAGAAGGGACGGGTGTGAGGCAAGGGGAGTGTCTTGGCCTCTTCCCTGCGCGGCTCGGTTAGGGCAGGTCGGGTCAACGAGAGATGGAGAGGGTTTTTGCCGCTGCCTTCAAGGGAGCCTGGGAAGGGAGGCAGGTTCGGCTTTTGGCGGGATGCGTCTTGAAAGATCGGTGGGTTGCGGCGGTTGAACGGTTTTTTTGGACCAATGCCAAGTTCTTTGTCCATCGGTGTGGCAAACTGCTGGCTTCGGGGGGATTGTGAGGCTTGGGCCAGGCCACCGCGACCGAACGTGGCCAAGAGGGATTGCGGGCGGATGCCACGATGGCTATTGCTCAAGCCGGAAAAGAAATCTAGAGAGGGGAGTCCCTCAGGTAAAAGCACGCGGAAGCGGCTGAAATGGGGTGGGCCGGAGCCAGAACTCCCTTGCGATTGAGGGGTACCCTGGTGCGAATGATTGGCTTTGGGCGGATTTCTAGCTCCAATCCGATTCCCTGTCCGTAAGAAGGGGCGCGGGTCATCCATCCTTGCGGCAGACATTTGCCGGTTACGAGGAGAAAG from the Candidatus Methylacidithermus pantelleriae genome contains:
- the lpxA gene encoding acyl-ACP--UDP-N-acetylglucosamine O-acyltransferase, which gives rise to MKTEIMRTIIHPTAIIEPGAEIGEGAQIGPYAYIGSEVRLAARCRVHHHASIVGKTEIGEENEFYPFVSIGQKSQDLKYEGEPTYLKIGACNVFREFTTVNRGTARGSVTVIESHNTFLAYSHVAHDCRIGSYCVFSNAATLGGHVVVEDYVTVGGLAGVHQFCRIGRHAMIGGCSKIVQDVPPYMLVDGNPARVRSINLVGLRRRRFPSATIRELRLAYQILYEEGLNTAQALEAIRNRLRPLSEIVELVEFISKSQRGITR